Genomic DNA from Vreelandella subglaciescola:
CCGGCAACGCCGCCGCCAACAATCAGGACGTCGGTGTGCGCTGTACTGACATGAGTCGTGCTGTGAGTCGTGTTCATGGGCCGCTCCTTTCAGCCAAGAATAACCATGGCCGTGACACGCTGCACAAAGGTACAGAAAAGCCAAAAGGCGACTACTATAGCGTAAAAAGCACGATTATCGCGATAAGCGATTCAGTGGAACATAACGAGGGCAGGCGATACTAAAGGATGTGGTGTTGATCAGGTGGCGCGTTGAATAAGAAGGAAGTGCTACTGATGGTGCCCGGAGCCGGACTTGAACCGGCACGCCATAAGGCAAGCGATTTTAAGTCGCTAGTGTCTACCAATTCCACCATCCGGGCGAGAAAACCATAATAGGGGGTGTTGCACAAGGAAATGGAGGCTGGAGTCGGAATCGAACCGGCGTTAACGGAGTTGCAGTCCGCTGCATCACCACTCTGCCATCCAGCCTCAAGTCGTTGGAGCGGGAAAGGAGATTCGAACTCCCGACCCTCGCCTTGGCAAGGCGATGCTCTACCGCTGAGCTATTCCCGCTCGACTCGAAGGCGAATTATACGCGTTGCCTCCGCGTTGTCAACGATTTGATGCCAGACGATTTTTTCCTTGCGATGGCATGTGCCCAAAGCATTGGCATCAAGCGGCTTACATCGAACGGCTGAGATGTGGCCAGGCAGCCTTGAGGTACTGAATCATTGACCAGAGCGTCAGCGCGGCGGCGCCGTAAAGCGTAATGATGCCAACGTCGGCAATCATGTGGCCGGGTGGGAAGGCGAGGAGCACGAGAATCGCCACCATCTGCAGCGTGGTTTTCAGCTTGCCGATCCAGGATACCGCCACCGCACCGCGTTTGCCCATTTCAGCCATCCACTCGCGCAGGGCCGAAATCACGATTTCACGCCCGATAATCACCAGTGCGGGCAGCGTCAATACCCAGGTATCAAAGCGTTCGATCAGCAGCGCGAGTGCCACGGCGACCATGAGCTTGTCGGCCACCGGGTCGAGAAAAGCGCCAAACGGGGTGGATTGGTTCCAGCGGCGAGCAAGGTAGCCATCCAGCCAGTCCGTCACGGCGGCGAGCGCAAAAAATGCGGCGGCCACGGGCATGCTCCACTCGAACGGCAGATAAAACAGCACCACCAACAGGGGTATGAAGGCGATTCTAGCGAGCGTCAGGATATTGGGTATATTCATCGCGGAGTGCGAACCTTGCCGGAAAACGAGAGAGAAAACGTCGGGAAGCCGTTAAGTGCTCGCTCATTCTATCCCTCTTGCGAGATGGCATCCATGCTCGTGGGGCGTTTATCCGTGCAGCGACTGATAAATAATCTCGGCCAGTGCTTCGCTGATGCCGGGCACGCGTGCCAGTTCGCTGCGGCCGGCCTTTTTTACGCCCTGCAGGCCGCCAAAAAAACGCAGCAGCTCGCGGCGCCGCTTGGCGCCAATGCCGGGGATCTCCTGCAGCGTTGAGGTGCGGCGCGTTTTATCGCGAGCCGCGCGATGGCCGGCGATGGCAAAACGGTGGGATTCATCGCGAATGTGCTGCACCAGATGCAGCGCCGGCGAGGTGGCGTCAAGGGCGAGAGGGTGCTCAGGGGTGTCGAGAAAAAGCGTTTCCAATCCCGCTTTGCGGGTGGTGCCCTTGGCCACACCCAGCAGCGTAATCGACCCGATGCCCAGCGTTTCAAGCACGTTGCGCGCCATGTTGAGCTGGCCTTTGCCGCCGTCGACGACCAGTACGTCCGGCGCTGTGCCCGCATCGGTGGTAATGCGCTTTAACCGCCGAGTGAGCGCCTGCTGCATGGCGGCATAGTCATCGCCGGCGGCAACGCCGGTAATATTGAAGCGGCGGTAGTCGCTTTTGCGCGGGCCGTCGGGGTCAAACACCACGCAGGAGGCCACGGTGGCTTCGCCGTGGCTGTGGCTGATGTCAAAGCATTCAAGCCGCTTGGGGGTGTGCTCAAGCCCCAGGGCTTTTTGCAGCGCGGCGAAGCGTGTGCTCATTTGCTGGCGGCTGGCGAGCGTTGAGGTCAGGTGCTGTTCGGCGTTGGTGACGGCCAGATCCTGCCACTGGGCGCGGTGGCCACGTACCTGATGGGTCAGGCGAATATGCTTGCCAGCCTGTTGCGAGAGGGCGTTTTGCAGCAGCTGATCGTCGGTCAGTGCGTGAGACGTAATGACTTCGGCAGGAATGTCGTGGGGCTGGGCGAGATAATACTGCCCCACCACGTTGGCCAGCAGCGTGGCTGGCGCCAGATCCAGATCGTTCGGCGGCGTGTGGTGGCGGGCGCCAAGCAGGCGGCCATCGCGCACGCTGAGTATGGCCACGCTGAGCCCGCCGGGGCGCTGTGCCAGCGCAAAAATGTCCGCATCGCCGCCCTCGGTATCCACAAACTGGCGCTGCTGCAGCGTTCGCAGCTGTTGGATCTGGTCGCGAAGGCGCGCGGCTTCCTCGAAGTCCAGCGCCTGGCTTGCCTGCTCCATGGCGTCGGTCAATGCCTGAGTAACGTGCTCACTTTTGCCTTCAAGGCACATTACGGCGTGCTCAAGATCGCGGCGGTAGTCAGCTTCGCTGATGTAGTCAACGCAGGGTGCGCTGCAGCGCCCGATCTGATATTGAAGGCAGGGGCGTGAGCGGTGGGCGAAGACGCTGTCTTCGCAGCTGCGAATGCGGAATATTTTCTGCATCAGCGCCAGGCTTTCACGCACCGCGCCGCTGCTGGGGTAGGGGCCAAGGTAGCGGCCGTCGCTTTTGCGCTGGCGGGCGCGCTTGTATTCCAGTGCGGGAAACGCATGGCGGTCGGTGACGAAGACAAACGGGTAGGATTTATCGTCGCGCAGCAGAATATTATAGGGCGGGCGCAGCGATTTGATCAGCGTCTGTTCAAGCAGCAGCGCTTCGATTTCGCTGCGCGTGACGGTGATGTTGATATCGGCAATGCGTCCGACCATGGCCTGGGTCTTGGCGTTCAGGCGGCCGCGGAAATAGCTGGCAAGGCGGGCATTCAGCCGTTTGGCCTTGCCCACGTAAAGCGTATTGCCCTGAGCATCCAGCATGCGATAAACGCCCGGTGAGGCGCCGACGGTGCTCAGGAATTGTTTGGCATCAAAGGTCATAGCGTCGTGGTCTGACAGTCGCATGGGTAATGTGGGCAGTCTATCAGACTCGGCGTTTCAACCGTCTATCGTTCATCCGTTCACTGTTTCAAACCCGTCAACCAGACCGTGATGCAGGGCAAGGTGCGTAAGTTCGACGTCGGTTTTTACCTTGAGCTTGTCAAATAACCGATAGCGGTAGGTGTTGACGGTTTTCGCGCTGAGATGCAAGCGGTCGGATATTTCCTGCACGCGCTGGCAGTTGACGATCATCAGGGCGATTTGCAGCTCGCGCCGCGAGAGCTGGTCGAACAGGCCGGTTTGACCTGACAGATTGGCAAGCGCAAGACGCTGGGCAATGTTTTTGCTGACATAGCGTCGGCCGTGAAAGACATGGCGAAGCGCATCGATCATTTCCTGGTGGTCGGCGCCCTTGCTTAAAAAGCCGGCCGCCCCGGCATCGAGAATATGTCGGGCAACGCTGTCCTCAATATGTGCCGTTAATACCAGCACCTTGATGTCGGCCATGCCGCGCTGAATGCGCCGTGTTGCCTCCAGGCCGCCAATGCCGGGCATGCGAATATCCATGAGGACAATGTCGGGGCGCTTTTGCCGGCACAGGGCCACCGCGCTTTCGCCATCGACGGCTTCACCGACAATGGCAATATCGCATTCCTGGCTGAGCAGATACGCAATGCTGGTTCTGACCAGGTGGTGATCATCGGCAATCAGTACGTTGATCAAAGGGCGGCTCCCGGGTGGCTGAGGCAGGAATGGCAATAACCGGATGGTGTAAAATGATTGTTACAAAATAGTGCCATAAGCCTGACCTAAGAAACATGAGGTTCTTGCCTGTTTCGTCATGACTTGACTCGGCTCAATTTTCCCCCTATCATTCGCTCCGCTGCAGCAGAAAGCGCAGCATCTGGGGCCTTAGCTCAGCTGGGAGAGCGCAACACTGGCAGTGTTGAGGTCAGCGGTTCGATCCCGCTAGGCTCCACCAGATATTATCAACCGCCCGATGACATTTTTGTTATCGGGCGGTTTTTTGTTGGGTATTTGTTGGGTCTCTGCCGCTGGCACTTGGCGTGCCGGCGGCAGATGTCGGTCAGGCATAGGCAGGCGTGAAGAGGGTTAGCTGATCTTGCCCAGCAGCAAAAACTCTATGAGGGCTTTCTGGGCGTGCAGGCGGTTACCGGCTTCCTGCCAGACCACGGCACGCGGGTCATCCAGTAGCGTGGTGCTGATTTCCTCGCCGCGGTGGGCGGGCAGGCAGTGTAAGAACAGCGCGTCTTCCTTGGTGAGGTCAAGCAGCGCTTCGGTGACCTGAAAGCCGGCAAAGTCGGCTTCGCGCTTGGTCTGTTCTTCTTCTTGCCCCATTGACGCCCAGACGTCGGTAGTCACCAGATCGGCATCGGTAACGGCCTGCTGCGGGTCGTGCAGAATGCTGACCTGATCTCCCGCGGCGGCGACGATATCGGCGCGCGGCTCGTAGCCTTTTGGGCAGCAAACGCGCAGCTTGAAGCCGAACTGGCGGGCGGCGTTGATCCATGAATGACACATGTTGTTGCCATCGCCAATCCATACCGCGGTGCGATCTTGCACGCGGCCGCGCAGCTCGATCCAGGTCATGACGTCGGCGAGTAGCTGGCAGGGGTGGTAGTCGTCGGTGAGCGCGTTAATGACCGGCACCTGACTCGCCGCGGCATACTCTTCCAGTCCTGCGTGAGAGAACGTGCGGATCATCACCGCATCGACCATTTCAGCAAGGACCCGTGCGGTATCGCCGATGGGTTCGCCACGACCCAGCTGGGTGTCGCGCGGCGAGAGGAACAGCGCGTGTCCGCCAAACTGCGCCATGGCCGTTTCAAACGACACCCGGGTGCGCGTGGAGGATTTCTCGAAAATCATCGCCAGCGTACGGTTGGGAAGCGGCGTATAGTTTGGCCCCTGGGCTTTCAGGTTGCTCTTGATGGTGATGGCGCGCTGAATCAGGTAGTGCAGCTCGTCTTGAGTCAAGTCCAGAAGGGTCAGAAAATGGCGCGTCGCCATAGCAGCTCTCCGTGTAAAACGACCATCCTAGCGATGCCACAGGGGATGCGCAACGCGAACGGCATGCGTAGAATGGCACCAACGCACAAGGCCGAGTAGCATGGTCGGGTATTATCGAGGTCACACTCTATTGTTGATGCCAGCGGCGGGGCCTGAGCCCCTCGCTGGCAAGCGTAAGGAGGCTTTATGAGCACCACTGTGGAAAACATTCAGCAGCAAATTAGCGAAAATCAGATCCTGATTTACATGAAAGGCACACCGCAGCTGCCCCAGTGCGGTTTTTCGGCGCAAACCGTACAGGCGCTGATGAGCTGCGGCGAGCGCTTTGCGTTCGTTAACGTGCTGGATAACCCGGATATTCGTGCCGAGCTGCCGAAAGTCGCCAGCTGGCCGACCTTCCCACAGCTGTGGGTAGAAGGCGAACTGGTCGGCGGCTGCGACATCGTGGTGGAAATGCACGAGAGCGGTGAGCTGGAAAAACTGGTCAAGGCCGCCGGCGAGCGTGCCAACGCCGCGCAAGAAGGCGACAACGCCTAGGAAACCCGCTGTGCTGTCAGCAGCGGCTGGCGGGCAGGATGTTGGTTGACGGTGTGTTGGCTGACAGGGTGGCAGCCGCTAGAATGGTGCCACTCTCTATTTTTTTGCCCGCCAAAGGATATTCTGCCCCATGAGCTATCAGGTTCTGGCCCGTAAATGGCGGCCACGTACATTCCACGAACTCGTGGGGCAAACGCACGTGCAGCGCGCCTTGGTCAACGCGCTTGATCAGGGGCGCTTGCACCATGCCTACCTGTTTACCGGTACCCGCGGCGTGGGCAAGACCACGCTGGCGCGGATTCTGGCCAAATGCCTCAACTGCACGGCCAACGGCCAGGGCGACGAAGGCGTTACCTCAACGCCCTGCGGGCAGTGCGGCAGCTGCCGGGCGATCGACGAAGGGCGCTTTGTTGACCTGATCGAAGTCGATGCCGCCTCGCGCACCAAGGTGGAAGACACCCGCGAGCTGCTGGATAACGTCCAGTACGCGCCGACCCAGGGGCGTTACAAGGTGTATCTCATTGACGAGGTGCACATGCTCTCGACCAGCAGTTTCAACGCGTTGTTGAAAACGCTGGAAGAGCCGCCGCCCCACGTCAAATTCCTGCTGGCGACTACCGACCCGCACAAGCTGCCGCCAACGGTGCTGTCGCGCTGCCTGCAATTTACCCTCAAGCATATGCCGCCGGAACGCGTGGTTGAACATTTGACCCATGTGCTGGGCGAAGAGGGCGTGG
This window encodes:
- the pgsA gene encoding CDP-diacylglycerol--glycerol-3-phosphate 3-phosphatidyltransferase, with translation MNIPNILTLARIAFIPLLVVLFYLPFEWSMPVAAAFFALAAVTDWLDGYLARRWNQSTPFGAFLDPVADKLMVAVALALLIERFDTWVLTLPALVIIGREIVISALREWMAEMGKRGAVAVSWIGKLKTTLQMVAILVLLAFPPGHMIADVGIITLYGAAALTLWSMIQYLKAAWPHLSRSM
- the grxD gene encoding Grx4 family monothiol glutaredoxin, whose amino-acid sequence is MSTTVENIQQQISENQILIYMKGTPQLPQCGFSAQTVQALMSCGERFAFVNVLDNPDIRAELPKVASWPTFPQLWVEGELVGGCDIVVEMHESGELEKLVKAAGERANAAQEGDNA
- a CDS encoding response regulator; the encoded protein is MINVLIADDHHLVRTSIAYLLSQECDIAIVGEAVDGESAVALCRQKRPDIVLMDIRMPGIGGLEATRRIQRGMADIKVLVLTAHIEDSVARHILDAGAAGFLSKGADHQEMIDALRHVFHGRRYVSKNIAQRLALANLSGQTGLFDQLSRRELQIALMIVNCQRVQEISDRLHLSAKTVNTYRYRLFDKLKVKTDVELTHLALHHGLVDGFETVNG
- the uvrC gene encoding excinuclease ABC subunit UvrC, with the translated sequence MTFDAKQFLSTVGASPGVYRMLDAQGNTLYVGKAKRLNARLASYFRGRLNAKTQAMVGRIADINITVTRSEIEALLLEQTLIKSLRPPYNILLRDDKSYPFVFVTDRHAFPALEYKRARQRKSDGRYLGPYPSSGAVRESLALMQKIFRIRSCEDSVFAHRSRPCLQYQIGRCSAPCVDYISEADYRRDLEHAVMCLEGKSEHVTQALTDAMEQASQALDFEEAARLRDQIQQLRTLQQRQFVDTEGGDADIFALAQRPGGLSVAILSVRDGRLLGARHHTPPNDLDLAPATLLANVVGQYYLAQPHDIPAEVITSHALTDDQLLQNALSQQAGKHIRLTHQVRGHRAQWQDLAVTNAEQHLTSTLASRQQMSTRFAALQKALGLEHTPKRLECFDISHSHGEATVASCVVFDPDGPRKSDYRRFNITGVAAGDDYAAMQQALTRRLKRITTDAGTAPDVLVVDGGKGQLNMARNVLETLGIGSITLLGVAKGTTRKAGLETLFLDTPEHPLALDATSPALHLVQHIRDESHRFAIAGHRAARDKTRRTSTLQEIPGIGAKRRRELLRFFGGLQGVKKAGRSELARVPGISEALAEIIYQSLHG
- the argF gene encoding ornithine carbamoyltransferase, which encodes MATRHFLTLLDLTQDELHYLIQRAITIKSNLKAQGPNYTPLPNRTLAMIFEKSSTRTRVSFETAMAQFGGHALFLSPRDTQLGRGEPIGDTARVLAEMVDAVMIRTFSHAGLEEYAAASQVPVINALTDDYHPCQLLADVMTWIELRGRVQDRTAVWIGDGNNMCHSWINAARQFGFKLRVCCPKGYEPRADIVAAAGDQVSILHDPQQAVTDADLVTTDVWASMGQEEEQTKREADFAGFQVTEALLDLTKEDALFLHCLPAHRGEEISTTLLDDPRAVVWQEAGNRLHAQKALIEFLLLGKIS